The Echinicola jeungdonensis genome segment GGGTTGCCCCTACCTTATTTAAAGATTCCTGAATATGGGGTTCAAAAAGTTGCGCCAATTGGCCTGAAGTGGTTTTTCGAAGGTATTGGGTAGCCGCATCATCCTCCCCCCTGAGAATATCCCAGGCATCTTTTAAGGTAAGTTGCTTGATCGCATTAATAAATATAGGCTTGGCTTCCAAAGCGGCATTTTCCGCTCCTCTGTTAATGGTCAAATGGACCTTGTCCAATTCACTTCCAAAGCCAATCCTTCGGATGGTATTTTCCACTTTTTGCACTTCTTCTGGAAGCCCAATTCTGATTAAATCATTTCCATAAAAGCCATTTTCTTTGGAAGCACTTTCAGCACCTTCTGAAATCCCCTTAATCAAAGCTGCTTTCAATCCCTCACTCACATCCTCATCAGTCAAAGTAGCTTCACTAACTCCTTTCATAAACTTGCTGACTTCGGAAGAAGTACAACCAAAAACGCCAAGGATAGTGGCAGACAACAATAAAAAGCAAAGATTTTTCATAGAATTAATATTTAGGTTTTTCACCGATTAAAATGCCCCAATCTTACCAATGGATAATTGGGGGACATTATGTATTATTGTATTGATTTTGTAAATGATTAGATTTCCCAACATAAATATCGGAAAAATTGTCCTTTTAGTGGCCGTTCTAACATGGCTGGCCATGCTTTTTGTGGACTTGCTCCGGCTTTTTGGTTCCATCAATCAGATGAACCAGGGCATTGCCCCGGAAGTTACCTGGACCCTGGAAATCATCTTTTTCTTTTTGGTCTATATCTTTTACAATAACATTATCAACAAAAGCGAAAACAACAATTTTGTTCAATTAATTTGGCGTGCAGCCTCCATTGGTTTGATGGCCACGGGAATTTCTTTGTTGATTCATTTCTTTTATTATCTCTTAGGCAGCAGCAGGCTGTCCACTGACCCCCTGTTGAGAAATTTCTTTTACCATATCAATTTTGGTACCACAAGTATATTTTTGATTTGCGCCACCCTGCTTTGGAAGCATTTGATCCTGTACCAAAAGAACAAAAATGTTGTTCAGCAATGGCAAATATATGAGGTCATGCTATTGGTCAGCATGTTTTTCATCTATTTTAATAAAAACACTTTTGACTTTACCTTTTTATTTGGCCTTTTGTTCCTTTTGATATTCGGCATTATCATTTCCGCCAATCTCAAATGGATTCCCTACCTGACCTTTAAGGACAAATGGAAATCCATTTTATTCCTGGCCATCATATTGATATGTACTTTTTTTCTTTTTATCCAATTACTTTCTTATAGTGAAAGCGGGTTTATTCTGGTCAATTTGATGGACAACCTCTTCCTTTTGGGTTTATTTGGATTTGTATTTATTTATTCTCTATTCAGTTTTTTGGTCACTTTATTTAACCTGCCAACCTCCTCCGTTTTTGAGCAAAAACTTACAGAAGCAATCAATTTCCAGAAACTGAGCCAATCCATACAACCGGGACAAAATGAAAGCCAGGTGCTTGACATCCTTATGGACAGTTGTATGAGTGCTGCTTATGTGGATGCAGCTTGGTTGGAGATTATGGGAGAAGATGGAAATATTGAAATCCAGCACCAAAGATTTATCAGTAACAAGGACAGAAAAGAAACCAAAAAAATTATCCAAAAAACGAAGCTCTTTTCGGAATACCTGAATAATACGGCCCAAAACACCCCTGAATACCTTAGCGGAACCATCTCTCACGATACTTTCAAATCAGCATTGGTTGTACCCATTAGGGTAAATAAAAACCTTTTGGGCAATATTTATTTATTGAAAGAGATTAAAAATGGCTTCAACAAAGAAATGCTGAATATCATCCTGACTTTTGTCGG includes the following:
- a CDS encoding GAF domain-containing SpoIIE family protein phosphatase is translated as MIRFPNINIGKIVLLVAVLTWLAMLFVDLLRLFGSINQMNQGIAPEVTWTLEIIFFFLVYIFYNNIINKSENNNFVQLIWRAASIGLMATGISLLIHFFYYLLGSSRLSTDPLLRNFFYHINFGTTSIFLICATLLWKHLILYQKNKNVVQQWQIYEVMLLVSMFFIYFNKNTFDFTFLFGLLFLLIFGIIISANLKWIPYLTFKDKWKSILFLAIILICTFFLFIQLLSYSESGFILVNLMDNLFLLGLFGFVFIYSLFSFLVTLFNLPTSSVFEQKLTEAINFQKLSQSIQPGQNESQVLDILMDSCMSAAYVDAAWLEIMGEDGNIEIQHQRFISNKDRKETKKIIQKTKLFSEYLNNTAQNTPEYLSGTISHDTFKSALVVPIRVNKNLLGNIYLLKEIKNGFNKEMLNIILTFVGQASISVENYRLLNEAIRNERYKEELKIAQRVQRSLLPSTLHHDDSFEIVGFSEAADEVGGDYYETFQFSDHQFALIIGDVSGKGTSAAFNMSQMKGIFHSLVQMELSPVDFLDKANYALSSCLAKNHFITTTYYILDTRNKKLTFSRAGHCPTLYFNIKTQEASFLSVGGLGLGILRNEKYRNYLEEKTLPYQEGDILVMYTDGIIESKNENKEEFGYDRLKEIINQNHNLSAQLIKEKIIQSVYDFVGKSALPDDDYSLLVLKFQNKH
- a CDS encoding DUF4197 domain-containing protein, whose amino-acid sequence is MKNLCFLLLSATILGVFGCTSSEVSKFMKGVSEATLTDEDVSEGLKAALIKGISEGAESASKENGFYGNDLIRIGLPEEVQKVENTIRRIGFGSELDKVHLTINRGAENAALEAKPIFINAIKQLTLKDAWDILRGEDDAATQYLRKTTSGQLAQLFEPHIQESLNKVGATRYYGEIVNTYNAFPTTTNKLNPDLKGYVTERAIDGLFKLIAQEEKAIRENPAERTSAILKRVFAAQDQ